A region of Vitis riparia cultivar Riparia Gloire de Montpellier isolate 1030 chromosome 12, EGFV_Vit.rip_1.0, whole genome shotgun sequence DNA encodes the following proteins:
- the LOC117926291 gene encoding anthocyanidin 3-O-glucosyltransferase 2-like — protein sequence MEQTELVFIPFPIIGHLTSALEIAKLITQRDPRFSITIIIMKFPFESIDGMDTDSDSIRFVTLPPVEVGSSTTPSGFFLSEFLKAHIPIVRDAIHELTRSNSVCLAGFVIDMFCTHMIDVADEFGVPSYLFFTSSAAFLGFLLHLQFLHDYEGLDFNKFKDSDAELDVPSFANSVPGKVFPSRMFDKEGGGAETLLYHTRRFREVKGILVNTFIELESHAVRSLSDSTVPEVYPVGPVLNTRMGSGGCQQDASAIMSWLDDQPPSSVVFLCFGSRGTFGADQIKEIAYGLEHSGNRFLWSLRQPPPKGKMDFPSDYESIEEVLPEGFLHRTARIGKVIGWAPQAAVLSHSAVGGFVSHCGWNSLLESVWYGVPVATWPIYAEQQINAFQMVKDLGLAIEIKIDYNKDSDYVVSAHEIENGLRNLMNIDSEVRQKRKEMQKISRRVMIDGGSSHFSLGHFIEDMVANIPCKQQRRDT from the coding sequence ATGGAGCAAACTGAGCTGGTCTTCATCCCATTTCCTATCATCGGCCACCTTACGTCTGCACTGGAAATTGCAAAGCTGATTACTCAGCGAGACCCCCGATTCTCAATCACGATCATCATCATGAAGTTTCCGTTTGAGTCCATTGATGGTATGGACACGGACTCTGATTCCATACGTTTCGTTACACTTCCTCCAGTAGAGGTCGGCTCCAGTACGACGCCGTCTGGTTTCTTCCTCTCTGAATTCCTCAAAGCTCACATACCAATAGTCAGAGACGCCATCCACGAGCTCACTCGCTCCAACTCGGTTTGTCTCGCAGGGTTCGTTATTGATATGTTCTGCACCCACATGATCGATGTGGCCGATGAGTTTGGGGTGCCTTCCTATCTCTTCTTCACTTCCAGCGCTGCTTTTCTTGGCTTCCTGTTGCATCTTCAGTTCCTCCATGATTATGAGGGCTTGGATTTCAATAAGTTCAAGGACTCGGATGCTGAGTTGGATGTTCCGAGTTTCGCGAACTCAGTTCCGGGTAAGGTCTTCCCTTCTCGGATGTTTGACAAGGAAGGCGGAGGGGCTGAGACGCTTCTTTATCACACGAGGAGATTCAGAGAAGTCAAAGGTATTCTGGTAAATACATTTATTGAGCTTGAATCACATGCTGTTCGATCACTTTCTGACAGTACAGTACCCGAGGTGTATCCCGTTGGACCCGTACTCAACACCCGAATGGGATCTGGTGGGTGTCAACAAGATGCTAGTGCCATCATGAGCTGGCTTGATGATCAGCCTCCATCGTCAGTTGTTTTCCTGTGCTTCGGGAGCAGGGGAACCTTTGGTGCGGATCAGATCAAGGAGATAGCGTATGGGCTAGAGCACAGTGGGAATCGCTTCTTGTGGTCCCTTCGCCAACCTCCCCCAAAGGGTAAAATGGATTTTCCAAGCGACTATGAAAGTATTGAGGAAGTTCTACCAGAAGGATTTTTACATCGGACAGCTAGAATTGGAAAGGTGATTGGATGGGCTCCACAAGCAGCGGTTTTATCCCACTCAGCTGTTGGAGGATTTGTATCTCATTGTGGATGGAATTCTTTGCTAGAAAGCGTATGGTATGGTGTTCCAGTAGCCACATGGCCAATATATGCAGAACAACAAATCAACGCATTTCAAATGGTGAAAGATTTGGGGTTGGcgatagaaattaaaatagattaCAATAAGGATAGTGATTATGTTGTAAGTGCTCATGAGATTGAAAATGGATTAAGGAACCTAATGAATATTGATAGTGAAGTGAGGCAGAAGaggaaagaaatgcaaaaaataagtAGAAGAGTCATGATAGATGGTGGGTCCTCGCACTTTTCTTTAGGCCATTTTATTGAAGACATGGTGGCCAATATTCCATGCAAGCAACAAAGACGTGATACCTAA